A single window of Spirosoma linguale DSM 74 DNA harbors:
- a CDS encoding Thioredoxin domain protein (PFAM: Thioredoxin domain~KEGG: AGAP012940-PA) — MLRHLFLRGLMVGLITLLYTQTVYAITFFQGSLQEAHQKSKQEHKRLLIYFTAKWCGPCRYMEKEVFNTDSVTQITDAQFVALKVDYDAWNTKPIVEKYRVASLPSFVIVDSLDAVEKRALGRVTTAEFIRFLAPTTVQVVERPIFELRSDEQRYTQRQLMETKGQLELGLQAGVNLTPVSSLTISHQLGYDISLLLIWTKRRMSIRSGLSLVSIGAKSDDGQPLRFHYVAFPVNLSYLLRKTVVLGLPGGYRANLTPYICRLINNPDLAVSSLDYGTKLGLSAFVGSTSRLEAQLGYQLGMKDIGGPSSFNLYNRGLYFCVTFIL, encoded by the coding sequence CACAAACCGTTTATGCTATCACTTTCTTCCAAGGTTCGCTTCAAGAGGCCCACCAAAAAAGTAAACAGGAGCATAAGAGGCTACTGATCTACTTTACGGCCAAATGGTGTGGACCCTGTCGCTACATGGAGAAGGAAGTATTCAATACTGATTCAGTCACCCAAATTACCGACGCCCAATTTGTGGCCCTCAAAGTAGATTATGATGCTTGGAACACCAAGCCAATCGTGGAAAAATACCGAGTAGCTAGCTTGCCTTCGTTTGTTATCGTGGATTCGCTGGACGCTGTTGAAAAGCGAGCACTTGGACGAGTAACGACTGCTGAATTTATCCGTTTCCTGGCTCCGACTACCGTCCAGGTAGTTGAACGTCCCATTTTTGAGCTACGAAGTGATGAACAACGCTATACACAACGGCAACTCATGGAGACAAAGGGGCAACTGGAGCTAGGCCTTCAAGCGGGAGTCAATTTAACTCCCGTATCCAGTTTAACTATTAGTCACCAATTAGGGTATGACATCAGTCTATTACTAATCTGGACCAAACGCCGGATGAGTATTCGATCTGGATTAAGTTTAGTATCCATTGGCGCAAAGTCGGACGATGGTCAGCCGTTGCGCTTCCACTACGTAGCCTTTCCCGTGAATCTGTCTTACCTACTGCGTAAAACTGTCGTGTTAGGACTTCCCGGGGGATATCGAGCGAATCTAACCCCGTATATCTGTCGGCTAATCAATAACCCTGATCTAGCTGTTAGCTCTTTGGATTATGGCACTAAGCTAGGTCTAAGTGCCTTTGTTGGCAGTACATCCCGGTTGGAAGCTCAACTAGGTTACCAGCTGGGCATGAAGGATATTGGTGGGCCTTCCAGCTTCAATCTTTATAATCGGGGCCTATATTTTTGCGTCACCTTTATTCTCTGA